One genomic window of Quercus lobata isolate SW786 chromosome 9, ValleyOak3.0 Primary Assembly, whole genome shotgun sequence includes the following:
- the LOC115959118 gene encoding B3 domain-containing transcription factor VRN1-like, with product MAPEGRTHRSRAGPNWDHHRPSRCKHSHFFKIILPSTMQDMKLRLPEKFVREHGDKLSGVATLAVPNGCTWQVRLEKANNNIWFHGGWRDFVEYHSINYGYFLVFKYKGNSKFNVLVFDMTTSEIKYPSNGDKKRQGSLNENEMSTPQELCVKEEVGTELIVIENLPMSSTRGSVLSGGGERALQAARMFKPQNPSFIRVIPAYSLKRNFVYVCPAFAKKYACGKKNVMLQASSGKWWPCQFSFKNGTTSPRTIGKGWKPFARDNGIKEGDVCVFELINRMEVVLKVSIFRVTEFA from the exons ATGGCCCCAGAAGGAAGGACGCACCGGAGTAGAGCAGGGCCCAACTGGGACCATCACCGGCCGTCAAGGTGTAAACACTCACACTTCTTCAAGATAATACTCCCTTCCACCATGCAGGACATGAAACTG AGGCTTCCTGAAAAGTTTGTAAGGGAACATGGGGATAAACTTTCCGGTGTTGCTACACTTGCTGTCCCTAATGGTTGCACTTGGCAAGTGAGGTTGGAGAAGGCTAACAACAATATTTGGTTTCATGGCGGCTGGAGGGATTTTGTCGAGTATCATTCTATAAATTATGGGTACTTCCTAGTCTTCAAATACAAAGGGAACTCAAAATTCAATGTTCTTGTGTTTGATATGACTACTTCCGAGATTAAGTATCCATCTAATGGGGATAAGAAAAGGCAGGGTAGtttgaatgaaaatgaaatgtCTACTCCACAAGAGTTGTGTGTAAAAGAGGAAGTAGGTACTGAATTGATCGTTATAGAAAACCTTCCCATGTCTTCAACAAGAGGATCTGTGTTATCTGGAGGAGGAGAAAGGGCATTGCAAGCAGCCAGAATGTTCAAGCCACAAAATCCTTCTTTCATCCGTGTCATTCCGGCATATAGTTTAAAACGCAATTTTGTG TATGTCTGTCCTGCATTTGCAAAAAAGTATgcttgtgggaaaaaaaatgtcatgcTTCAGGCTTCTAGTGGAAAATGGTGGCCTTGCCagtttagtttcaaaaatgGTACAACTTCACCTAGGACAATCGGCAAGGGATGGAAACCATTTGCTAGAGACAATGGTATAAAGGAAGGGGATGTATGTGTCTTTGAGTTGATCAACAGGATGGAAGTTGTGCTGAAAGTTTCAATATTTCGCGTAACTGAGTTTGCATGA
- the LOC115959117 gene encoding monocopper oxidase-like protein SKS1 — protein sequence MALFGVSLFTLFSLLLVALFPSLCFTADPSIFYDLRLSYITASPLGVPQQVIAVNGKFPGPLINSTTNDNVNVNVHNDLDENLLMTWSGIQMRRDSWQDGVLGTNCPILPKRNWTYQFQMKDQIGSFFYFPSLNFQRASGGFGPIIINNRVIIAIPFAQPDGDITITIGDWYTQNHTALRSALDAGKGLAMPDGVLINGKGPYRYNNTLVPDGIEYETIQVDPGKTYRVRVHNVGISTSLNFRIQNHFLLLAETEGYYTTQQNFTSLDIHVGQSYSFLVTMDQNASSDYYIVASARFVNESLWQRVTGVAVLRYSNSKGPATGPLPDPPNDFYDKSWSMNQALSIRQNVSASGARPNPQGSFHYGQINVTQTYVIKTVPPEIINGTLRTTLNGISFVNPDTPIRLADKYNVTGAYKLDFPDQPLNRTPRVDRSVINATYKGFIEIIFQNNDTVMQSFHVDGYSFFVAGMGTDEWTVDSRSRYNKWDSISRSTTQVFPGGWTAVLISLDNAGVWNIRTENLDRWYLGQETYMKIINPQENGATEMDKPENVLYCGALQYLAKDQNNSAGSVLRGNSKLLFTLLVAFFALINISS from the exons ATGGCTCTGTTTGGAGTCTCTCTGTTTACTCTGTTTTCATTGCTACTCGTTGCTCTGTTTCCAAGCCTCTGTTTTACTGCTGACCCAAGTATTTTCTATGACCTTCGTCTCTCTTACATCACTGCATCACCTCTCGGCGTTCCTCAACAG GTTATTGCGGTTAATGGAAAGTTTCCAGGTCCCCTAATCAATTCTACTACTAATGACAATGTTAATGTCAATGTACATAATGATTTGGATGAAAATCTCCTGATGACCTG GTCTGGGATTCAGATGCGGCGTGACTCTTGGCAGGATGGTGTTCTTGGCACAAATTGTCCAATTCTACCAAAAAGGAATTGGACTTACCAGTTTCAAATGAAGGATCAAATTGGGAGCTTTTTCTACTTCCCATCCCTCAATTTTCAGAGAGCATCTGGTGGCTTTGGTCCTATCATTATTAATAATCGGGTTATAATTGCAATTCCTTTTGCACAGCCAGATGGGGATATCACCATTACAATAGGTGACTGGTATACCCAGAACCATACG gcACTACGATCAGCTCTTGATGCTGGAAAAGGCCTTGCGATGCCTGATGGAGTTCTCATCAATGGAAAGGGGCCTTACAGATACAACAACACCCTTGTACCTGATGGCATTGAGTATGAAACCATTCAAGTTGATCCAG GCAAAACATATCGAGTTCGTGTGCACAATGTTGGAATTTCAACTAGTTTGAACTTTAGAATTCAAAACCATTTTCTGCTTCTAGCAGAAACAGAAGGATACTATACAAcgcaacaaaattttacttccTTAGATATTCATGTTGGGCAATCTTATTCGTTTTTGGTTACCATGGACCAGAATGCAAGTTCTGATTACTACATCGTGGCAAGTGCTAGATTTGTGAATGAATCTCTTTGGCAAAGAGTGACCGGTGTTGCTGTTTTACGCTATTCCAATTCTAAAGGACCAGCAACTGGTCCTCTCCCTGACCCACCAAATGATTTTTATGACAAGTCATGGTCAATGAACCAAGCATTAAGCATCAG GCAAAATGTATCTGCAAGTGGAGCTCGCCCTAATCCTCAAGGTTCCTTTCACTATGGTCAAATTAATGTGACTCAGACCTATGTGATAAAGACTGTGCCACCAGAAATAATTAATGGGACGCTTCGAACCACACTTAACGGGATCTCATTTGTCAATCCTGACACACCAATCAGGCTTGCTGACAAGTATAATGTGACGGGAGCTTATAAGCTTGATTTTCCTGATCAGCCTCTTAACAGAACACCCCGGGTGGACAGATCTGTTATTAATGCTACATATAAGGGATTCATAGAAATCATATTTCAGAACAACGATACCGTGATGCAGAGTTTTCATGTAGATGGCTATTCATTTTTTGTGGCTGG GATGGGTACTGATGAGTGGACAGTAGACAGTAGAAGTAGATATAACAAGTGGGATTCAATTTCTCGCTCCACTACACAG GTTTTCCCTGGGGGATGGACAGCAGTCCTTATTTCTTTGGACAACGCTGGAGTGTGGAACATTAGAACCGAAAATCTTGATAGATGGTATCTAGGTCAAGAAACTTATATGAAAATTATCAATCCACAGGAAAATGGTGCAACGGAGATGGATAAACCTGAAAATGTTCTATATTGTGGTGCCCTCCAATACTTAGCAAA GGATCAAAACAATTCTGCAGGATCAGTTTTAAGAGGAAACTCAAAACTGCTTTTCACTTTGCTGGTGGCGTTCTTTGCTTTGATTAACATTTCAAGCTAA